In Spinacia oleracea cultivar Varoflay chromosome 5, BTI_SOV_V1, whole genome shotgun sequence, a single window of DNA contains:
- the LOC110786983 gene encoding fructose-bisphosphate aldolase, cytoplasmic isozyme translates to MTAYRGKYADELIANASYIATPGKGILAADESTGTIGKRFASINVENVESNRRALRELLFTTPGALPYLSGVILFEETLYQKTADGKPFVDVMKDGGVLPGIKVDKGTVELAGTNGETTTQGLDGLAQRCAQYYTAGARFAKWRAVLKIGPTEPSPLAILENANGLARYAIICQENGLVPIVEPEILVDGTHDIDRCAEVSERVLAACYKALNDHHVLLEGTLLKPNMVTPGSESKKVTPEVIAEYTVRTLQRTVPPAVPGVMFLSGGQSEEEATLNLNAMNKLETKKPWTLSFSYGRALQQSTLKAWQGKEENVAKAQEVFLARAKGNSEATLGKYQGGAGGADASESLHVKDYKY, encoded by the exons ATGACTGCTTACAGAGGCAAATACGCTG ATGAGCTCATTGCAAATGCTTCTTACATTGCCACCCCTGGCAAGGGTATTCTTGCGGCTGATGAGTCAACCGGCACCATTGGAAAGCGTTTTGCCAGCATCAATGTTGAGAATGTAGAAAGCAACAGGAGGGCTCTCCGTGAGCTTCTCTTCACCACCCCTGGTGCCCTTCCATACCTCAGTGGAGTCATTCTATTTGAGGAAACTCTCTACCAAAAGACTGCTGATG GCAAGCCTTTTGTTGATGTCATGAAGGATGGTGGTGTCCTTCCTGGAATCAAGGTTGACAAGGGTACCGTTGAGCTTGCTGGAACCAATGGTGAGACAACTACTCAGGGTCTTGATGGTCTTGCCCAGCGTTGTGCTCAGTACTACACTGCCGGGGCTCGTTTTGCAAAATGGCGTGCTGTCCTTAAGATTGGCCCAACCGAGCCTTCTCCACTTGCCATCTTGGAAAACGCCAACGGTCTTGCTCGCTACGCGATCATCTGCCAAGAAAATGGATTGGTCCCCATTGTTGAGCCTGAGATATTGGTTGATGGAACCCACGACATTGACAGATGTGCTGAAGTTTCAGAGCGTGTACTTGCAGCTTGCTACAAGGCCCTGAATGACCACCATGTTCTCCTTGAGGGTACCCTCTTGAAACCTAACATGGTTACCCCAGGATCAGAGAGTAAGAAGGTTACTCCAGAGGTTATAGCTGAGTACACTGTCCGTACACTGCAGAGGACAGTTCCCCCAGCTGTACCTGGAGTTATGTTCTTATCTGGTGGACAGAGTGAGGAAGAAGCTACACTTAACCTCAATGCCATGAACAAGCTAGAGACCAAGAAGCCATGGACTCTCTCTTTCTCATACGGTCGTGCTCTTCAGCAGAGTACCCTCAAGGCATGGCAAGGAAAGGAAGAGAATGTGGCTAAGGCTCAGGAAGTTTTCCTTGCTAGGGCAAAGGGTAACTCTGAGGCTACCCTTGGAAAGTATCAGGGTGGTGCTGGAGGAGCTGATGCCTCTGAGAGCCTTCACGTTAAGGACTACAAGTACTAA